In Zingiber officinale cultivar Zhangliang chromosome 8B, Zo_v1.1, whole genome shotgun sequence, a single genomic region encodes these proteins:
- the LOC122016127 gene encoding glucose-1-phosphate adenylyltransferase large subunit 2, chloroplastic-like — protein sequence MQEDQPSADPKNVAAFILGGGTGAQLFPLTKTRAVPAVPIAGCYKIVDVPMSNCINSGINKIYILTQFNSTSLNRHISRTFGDVANFGGGFAEVLAATQSPGETGMNWFQGTADAIRQFAWVFDDRRNQHIEHVLILSGDQLYRMNYVELIEKHVKTGADITISCIPVDASRASDYGLVRVDKNGRITEFQEKPKGDDLEAMKDDGSFLRLSHQDTNKYPYIASMGIYVFNRKALQRQFMMRDGRANDFGQHILPFAVNYFNVQAYMFQDYWEDIGTLQAFYNANLALTEQPPKFQFYDQRTPMYTSPRYLPPTKIDKSKMRSSIISHGCFLNKCDIERSIIGVRSRISAGAEIKNTLMFGANTYETDEQIASLLEKGMVPIGVGQNTKIRNCIIDTNARIGQNVVIANKDGVEEADRSSEGFYIRSGITIILRNATIKDGTVI from the exons ATGCAAGAAGATCAGCCCTCTG CTGATCCCAAGAACGTCGCGGCCTTCATTCTAGGCGGAGGCACCGGTGCTCAACTTTTCCCTCTCACCAAAACAAGAGCAGTGCCTGCTGTTCCCATCGCCGGATGCTACAAGATCGTTGATGTCCCAATGAGCAACTGCATCAACAGCGGCATCAACAAAATATACATCTTGACGCAGTTCAATTCCACCTCATTGAATCGCCACATCTCTCGAACCTTTGGTGATGTCGCCAACTTTGGCGGTGGATTCGCAGAG GTTTTGGCGGCTACACAATCTCCCGGCGAAACCGGTATGAATTGGTTCCAGGGCACAGCTGATGCCATTAGGCAATTTGCTTGGGTGTTTGAT GACAGGAGGAACCAACACATTGAGCATGTACTAATTCTGTCCGGCGACCAATTATACCGCATGAACTACGTGGAATTGATCGAG AAACATGTCAAAACTGGTGCTGACATAACTATTTCTTGCATTCCTGTTGATGCAAG CCGGGCATCTGACTATGGACTTGTGAGAGTTGACAAGAATGGTCGGATTACCGAATTTCAAGAGAAACCGAAGGGTGATGATTTGGAAGCCATG AAGGATGATGGCTCCTTTCTCAGATTGTCTCATCAAGATACAAACAAGTACCCCTATATCGCATCCATGGGAATTTATGTCTTCAACCGAAAGGCACTTCAAAGACAATTCAT GATGAGAGATGGGAGAGCAAATGACTTTGGACAGCACATCCTGCCTTTCGCCGTGAACTATTTCAATGTTCAG GCATACATGTTCCAGGACTATTGGGAGGATATTGGAACATTACAAGCATTCTACAACGCAAATTTGGCACTCACAGAACAG CCTCCGAAGTTCCAATTCTACGATCAAAGAACACCTATGTACACATCTCCTAGGTACCTACCGCCAACTAAAATCGACAAAAGCAAG ATGCGCAGTTCGATCATTTCTCACGGATGCTTCTTGAACAAGTGTGACATTGAACGATCAATCATCGGAGTACGATCACGTATCAGTGCTGGAGCCGAAATAAAG AACACTTTGATGTTTGGCGCGAATACTTATGAGACCGATGAACAAATTGCCTCCCTATTGGAAAAGGGTATGGTTCCTATTGGAGTGGGGCAAAACACAAAAATCAG GAACTGTATCATCGACACAAATGCTAGGATAGGCCAGAATGTGGTCATTGCTAACAAAGAT GGCGTCGAagaggctgatcgatccagcgaaggCTTCTACATAAGATCTGGAATCACAATCATTTTGAGAAATGCTACTATCAAAGATGGAACTGTGATCTAG